From a region of the Lactuca sativa cultivar Salinas chromosome 4, Lsat_Salinas_v11, whole genome shotgun sequence genome:
- the LOC111906390 gene encoding uncharacterized protein LOC111906390, with product MGHPTDMCPILQEDAEHVNATGEFQNYHNKPSGYQNAYNSSWKPNPNTSYKPRPLPQNALVRPSYPPPQPHYQHPQPHYQSKPHPPHHQQPPQSQPGSSGMSLEDIVKSLATSAQQFQKETRTSISNLEAQMGDIVTSISKLESRGKFPSQTEKNPNLNVVTLRSGKQAEEISSKKKPMDEEEEIEVIPIEEPMVNNDAQARVPKKTIPLELCTNKRKLKGNEKISMNENASAVLQRKLSPKCKDPGMFTVIFKIGDVTFSSSILDLGASINVMPYSVYESLNVGPLSETGVIISLADKSSVFPRGVLQDVLVQVNQLVFPTDFYVIDLDEQVSSKSGIILLGRPFLKTTRTKIDVYAGSFTMEFDGETINFNIYDAMRYPSDVSSLCFVDVVEPLTQELFELSNGDMLEMVLSKGFDCEKLAKKLKLYLLDPLVNNLEIKKTTQFSVKQIELPQTHTRLPPSLIQPP from the exons ATGGGACACCCTACAGATATGTGTCCCATTCTCCAAGAAGATGCGGAACATGTGAATGCCACGGGAGAGTTCCAAAATTACCACAACAAGCCATCCGGTTACCAAAATGCTTACAATtcaagttggaagccaaatcccaacaCGAGCTACAAACCAAGAccattgcctcaaaatgcattggttagaccatccTATCCGCCACCACAACCCCATTACCAACATCCACAACCACACTATCAATCCAAACCGCACCCTCCACACCACCAACAACCTCCTCAATCCCAACCAGGTAGCTCCGGAATGTCTCTCGAAGACATTGTCAAATCCCTAGCCACAAGCGcccaacaattccaaaaagagaCAAGAACTAGTATCTCTAACCTTGAAGCGCAaatgggagatatagttacatccATAAGCAAGTTGGAGTCCCGTGGGAAATTTCcttctcaaaccgaaaagaatCCTAATCTCAATGTGGTGACCTTGAGAAGTGGCAAACAAGCCGAAGAAATTAGTTCAAAGAAGAAGCCaatggatgaagaagaagaaatagAAGTCATTCCCATTGAAGAACCTATGGTCAATAACGATGCACAAGCCAGAGTTCCGAAGAAGACTATTCCCCTC GAGCTTTGCACCAACAAGAGAAAGTTGAAAGGAAATGAGAAAATCTCGATGAACGAAAATGCATCCGCGGTTTTACAAAGGAAGCTTTCACCCAAATGCAAAGATCCCGGAATGTTCACGGTCATTTTCAAGATTGGAGATGTCACTTTTAGTAGTTCTATTCTTGATCTTGGTGCCTCTATCAATGTCATGCCTTATTCGGTGTATGAATCATTGAATGTCGGACCCTTAAGTGAAACCGGTGTCATAATCTCTCTTGCGGATAAATCAAGTGTCTTTCCTAGAGGTGTTTTGCAAGATGTCCTAGTGCAAGTAAACCAATTAGTCTTCCCAACGGATTTCTATGTCATTGACCTAGATGAACAAGTATCCTCAAAATCGGGCATAATCTTACTTGGGAGACCATTCTTGAAGACGACTAGAACAAAGATTGATGTATATGCGGGAAGCTTCACAATGGAATTTGATGGTGAAACAATAAATTTTAACATTTATGATGCTATGAGGTACCCTAGTGATGTTTCATCGTTGTgctttgttgatgttgttgaaccATTAACCCAAGAGTTGTTCGAGTTGTCTAATGGTGACATGTTGGAGATGGTTTTGAGCAAAGGGTTTGATTGTGAAAAATTAGCCAAGAAGTTGAAACTCTACTTACTAGACCCATTAGTCAACAATTTGGAGATCAAGAAGACCACCCAATTTAGTGTGAAGCAAATTGAATTACCTCAAACTCACACGAGATTGCCGCCTTCCCTTATCCAACCTCCATAA
- the LOC128133707 gene encoding secreted RxLR effector protein 161-like: MTGDSKVKVPMAFGTKLTPSLEKPTVDVNLSRQMIGSLMYLITSRLDIMFSICYCARFQANPREAYMIDVKNIFRYLKRTTSLGLWYPAKSGFIVQSFSDADLGRCGLDRKSTTGGCQFLDGKLVNWQSKKQTCVSLSTAEAEYIVAASCTSQVIWI; the protein is encoded by the coding sequence ATGACGGGAGATTCCAAagtaaaggttccaatggcatttggcacgaagctaactccatctcttgaGAAACCGACTGTTGATGTGAATCTCTCTCGTCAGATGATAGGATCTCTAATGTATTTAATAACTAGTAGACTGGACATAATGTTCTCTATCTGTTATTGTgcaaggtttcaagcaaatccaagagaaGCTTATATGATTGATGTGAAAAATATAttccggtatttgaagcgaaccacatCTCTCGGTCTTTGGTATCCTGCAAAATCTGGCTTCATTGTTCAATCTTTCTCTGACGCTGATCTTGGTAGATGTGGATTAGACCGAAAGAGCACAACAGGTGGATGCCAGTTCCTTGATGGCAAACTTGTCAactggcagtcaaagaaacaaacttgtgtgtctcTTTCCACAGCCGAAGCTGAGTACATCGTTGCAGCATCTTGTACATCGCAGGTCATATGGATATAA